One window of Brachybacterium ginsengisoli genomic DNA carries:
- a CDS encoding SWIM zinc finger family protein, protein MSIELRSRRGAVGTAWHAVALRDGAERLLGPARVSRGKADARAGRVQWLDVDAGAARGDVLDADGELYHARLELPAFLEGDRRVVLQVARAHPELPARLAAGEYPQQIEAELAASEISLLPRDAMELSHDCSCLDWPGPCRHVSALLYVLVEAVDEQPLLLLTLRGLALEDLVAPARTEPDAAAPDDSAAPQPAVTPPAATADETPAAPAPPAAFDPARTEPARLVEVVGEEVAAVIHRFYTDPS, encoded by the coding sequence GTGAGCATCGAGCTGAGATCACGCCGCGGCGCGGTGGGCACGGCCTGGCACGCCGTCGCCCTCCGCGACGGTGCGGAGCGCCTGCTGGGACCGGCCCGGGTGAGCCGCGGCAAGGCCGATGCCCGCGCCGGGCGTGTGCAGTGGCTCGACGTCGACGCCGGGGCGGCGCGCGGCGACGTGCTCGACGCCGACGGCGAGCTCTACCACGCCCGCCTCGAGCTGCCCGCCTTCCTCGAGGGCGACCGCAGGGTGGTCCTGCAGGTCGCCCGTGCGCATCCGGAGCTGCCCGCGCGCCTCGCCGCCGGCGAGTACCCGCAGCAGATCGAGGCGGAGCTCGCCGCCTCGGAGATCTCCCTCCTGCCCCGTGACGCGATGGAGCTCTCCCACGACTGCTCCTGCCTGGACTGGCCGGGCCCGTGCCGGCACGTCTCGGCGCTGCTGTACGTGCTGGTGGAGGCGGTCGATGAGCAGCCCCTGCTGCTGCTGACCCTGCGCGGCCTCGCCCTCGAGGACCTCGTGGCACCCGCCCGCACCGAGCCGGACGCCGCGGCCCCGGACGACAGCGCCGCCCCGCAGCCCGCCGTGACGCCCCCCGCCGCGACCGCTGACGAGACCCCGGCGGCCCCCGCACCGCCCGCCGCCTTCGACCCGGCCCGCACCGAACCGGCACGGCTGGTCGAGGTGGTCGGCGAGGAGGTCGCGGCGGTCATCCACCGCTTCTACACCGATCCCTCCTGA